The Triplophysa rosa linkage group LG25, Trosa_1v2, whole genome shotgun sequence genome window below encodes:
- the fez2a gene encoding fasciculation and elongation protein zeta-2 isoform X1, translating into MAEPSVQMENDEWQDFNRFKCVTGQETHMQRVNLKAEDVSVLLDGCSDTGLNISYTSAEEMINHFDEKLQFCFQNQDFKPDTIEPVKTISEDTTLKCDEIWNALTGNYSNVMPVDWNHSRACSLHLSTLNLEDKPRLESLNLDLSDDEDLREQMDMHSVIVSCINEEPLLTAEQVIEEIEEIMRDSSEMESEQSTSLSKLSVISQKTQRSHTSHVYKERARLMSVADLNEWLEEVETTILGYSEELIQHLAMRDELEFEKEVKNSFISVLIDVQNCQKEHREMLKKKKKVKNTAGTPHSRLERLHSSRFSMEGISTAIQNGFRQTFGNGAEAKQYVTTVIPYERKDEPPSVQDLQIFIKILEAMRDDSDKVPSLLTDYILKVLCPT; encoded by the exons ATGGCGGAGCCTTCGGTGCAGATGGAGAATGATGAGTGGCAGGATTTTAACCGATTCAAATGCGTAACGGGACAAGAAACTCATATGCAGCGAGTTAATTTGAAAGCCGAAGACGTATCCGTGTTGTTGGATGGATGTTCAGACACTGGGTTGAATATTTCATACACATCCGCGGAGGAGATGATCAACCACTTCGACGAGAAGTTACAATTTTGCTTCCAAAATCAAGACTTTAAACCCGACACAATAGAGCCAGTGAAGACAATAAGTGAGGACACGACACTAAAATGTGATGA GATCTGGAATGCTCTCACAGGTAACTATAGCAATGTCATGCCGGTAGACTGGAATCATTCTCGGGCCTGCTCGCTTCATCTCTCAACACTGAATCTTGAAGACAAGCCG AGGTTGGAGAGCTTGAACCTGGATCTCTCTGATGATGAGGACCTGAGGGAGCAAATGGACATGCATTCCGTCATTGTGTCCTGCATCAATGAAGAACCACTCCTCACCGCTGAACAG GTTATTGAGGAGATTGAGGAGATCATGCGGGACTCATCAGAGATGGAATCAGAGCAGAGCACTTCACTGTCAAAACTCTCCGTCATCTCTCAGAAAACCCAAAGATCTCACACAAGCCACGTCTACAAGGAGA GAGCGAGGCTGATGTCAGTAGCTGATCTGAACGAGTGGCTGGAGGAAGTGGAGACGACCATACTTGGGTATTCAGAGGAGCTGATTCAGCATCTGGCCATGAGGGATGAGCTGGAATTTGAGAAGGAGGTGAAAAACAGCTTCATTTCCGTTCTCATCGACGTGCAGAACTGTCAGAAGGAACATCGAGAGATGctgaaaaagaagaagaaagtaAAGAATACAGCCGGCACGCCTCACAGCCGATTAGAGAGGTTGCATTCATCT CGCTTCAGTATGGAGGGCATTTCGACTGCCATTCAGAATGGTTTTCGGCAAACTTTTGGGAATGGGGCCGAGGCGAAACAG TACGTAACAACAGTCATCCCGTACGAGAGGAAAGACGAGCCTCCATCGGTCCAGGACCTTCAGATTTTTATCAAAA TATTAGAAGCCATGAGAGACGACAGTGACAAAGTCCCAAGTCTTCTCACAGACTACATACTCAAAG TACTTTGTCCCACCTAG
- the LOC130548682 gene encoding uncharacterized protein LOC130548682, with protein sequence MSVEDSSDINFAPGSSMPSETHACSGTESECEAEHRTGGMRQDPHDPLSMTDLQPDMDAKGTTTKAEAMLTIMSHVAKHKITSCQLHDLLQLINKLFGQEVVPRSKYLFNRVFKNSCENAEFQFYCETCNSNIGTVQEISDRQINECGSCGNTFDFGSINGGNFFVNVPLATQIQTLLESTEVSTHVNYRFDRQKCHNEMLSDIYDGEMYRQLSGPNQILSDPHSLSYIFNSDGSPVFKSSKFSIWPIHIMINELPPKLRFKHVLLAGLWFGPKEPVMEIFLNTGVTWHKEESVINSKMVGLCCSVDSKARPLMQNTTQFNGYYGCGFCLHPGKLVDRVVNYPVSAEEYCDRTNKEMIGDTELAVESGTSIKGVKGPSPLINLPYFDVVWGFVHDYMHAVLLGYSRQMTRLLVDTSSSTQPYYVGRPATLRDIDARIVDIKPPHLITRLPRGLSDRVHWKASEWRSWLLFYSLPCLDGFLPKKYLQHIGLLVSAIYLLLKDEIKQCEINRAEILLLDFMFRFQVLYGESQMTFNTNLLSHLTKSVKLWGPLWAHSAFPLESANGKLLALVKGTKGVANQIVTKFLLFQSNPYFSSKYTVKEEVLRFCSDLNKYPRVKNAVKCDNTKLLNNGRVHIVTQEERAAFCASCMCIPDEVVVHKCMIKGGLVYSSRDSVQSQRRDESYVKLSDGTCGVIDKIISYSAEDNDHIAILLTTFEEASAFPLPQSCGFVPHISIVQFLESSKTEFVPVSCLQGKCMCIKVQDKLYICTLPNMYERD encoded by the exons ATGTCAGTTGAGGACAGTAGTGACATAAACTTTGCACCAGGCTCAAGTATGCCTTCAGAAACACAT GCATGTAGTGGAACAGAGTCAGAGTGTGAGGCAGAGCATAGGACCGGTGGCATGAGACAGGACCCTCATGATCCCCTCTCAATGACTGACCTACAACCTGACATGGATGCTAAAGGAACTACCACAAAAGCTGAGGCAATGCTTACGATCATGAGCCATGTagcaaagcataaaataacTAGTTGCCAGTTACATGATCTACTGCAGTTGATAAATAAATTGTTTGGGCAAGAGGTTGTACCTCGATCAAAGTATCTTTTCAACAGAGTGTTTAAAAACAGTTGTGAGAATGCTGAATTCCAATTCTACTGTGAAACTTGTAACTCAAACATTGGAACAGTCCAGGAAATCAGTGACAGGCAAATTAATGAATGTGGATCATGTGGCAACACTTTTGATTTTGGGTCTATAAATGGTGGTAACTTCTTTGTCAATGTTCCTCTTGCCACACAAATCCAGACTCTGCTTGAAAGCACAGAAGTGAGTACGCATGTGAACTATAGGTTTGATAGACAGAAGTGTCACAATGAGATGCTGTCAGACATCTACGATGGAGAAATGTATAGACAGTTGTCTGGCCCAAATCAGATCCTCTCAGATCCACACAGCTTGTCATACATATTCAACTCAGATGGAAGCCCTGTCTTTAAATCCTCAAAGTTCTCTATATGGCCCATCCACATAATGATCAACGAGCTACCCCCTAAGCTTAGGTTTAAGCATGTATTGCTGGCTGGCCTTTGGTTTGGGCCAAAAGAGCCTGTGATGGAAATCTTTCTTAACACTGGTGTCACATGGCATAAAGAAGAGTCTGTTATTAACAGCAAAATGGTTGGCCTTTGTTGTAGTGTTGATTCCAAAGCAAGACCGCTAATGCAAAACACTACCCAGTTTAATGGATATTATGGCTGTGGATTCTGTCTGCATCCTGGGAAGCTTGTTGATAGGGTAGTAAATTATCCAGTTTCAGCAGAAGAATATTGTGACAGAACAAACAAGGAAATGATTGGGGATACGGAACTGGCTGTAGAAAGTGGGACAAGTATTAAGGGTGTAAAAGGTCCCTCTCCCTTAATCAACTTGCCGTACTTTGATGTTGTCTGGGGTTTTGTCCATGACTACATGCACGCAGTTTTACTGGGGTATTCAAGACAGATGACTAGACTCCTTGTTGATACTTCTTCATCCACTCAGCCATATTATGTAGGCAGGCCTGCCACTTTGAGAGACATTGATGCCAGAATTGTTGATATTAAACCTCCACATCTGATTACTCGACTGCCTAGAGGATTGTCAGATAGGGTGCACTGGAAAGCCTCAGAGTGGCGATCCTGGCTCCTGTTCTACAGTCTACCTTGTCTTGATGGATTTCTTCCCAAAAAGTACTTGCAACATATTGGCCTACTTGTGTCAGCCATTTATCTCCTATTGAaggatgaaataaaacaatgtgaAATCAATAGAGCAGAGATCCTGTTGCTTGATTTCATGTTCAGGTTTCAGGTGTTGTATGGTGAGTCACAGATGACATTTAACACTAACCTTCTCAGTCATCTTACCAAATCAGTCAAGCTGTGGGGCCCATTGTGGGCACATTCTGCATTTCCTTTAGAAAGTGCAAATGGCAAACTACTGGCTTTGGTAAAAGGAACAAAAGGAGTGGCTAATCAGATAGTTACTAAGTTTCTTCTGTTTCAGTCAAATCCTTACTTTTCCTCCAAGTACACAGTGAAAGAAGAGGTGTTACGCTTCTGTTCTGATTTGAACAAGTACCCCAGggttaaaaatgctgtcaaatgTGACAATACTAAGCTCCTTAACAATGGACGCGTGCATATTGTTACACAGGAAGAACGGGCTGCCTTCTGTGCCTCTTGCATGTGCATACCTGATGAAGTTGTAGTACACAAATGTATGATTAAAGGAGGTCTGGTTTATAGTAGCAGAGACTCCGTGCAATCTCAGAGACGAGATGAAAGTTATGTGAAGCTATCAGATGGAACATGTGGTGTAATTGATAAGATTATTTCTTACTCTGCTGAAGACAATGATCACATAGCAATATTATTAACAACATTTGAGGAGGCTTCAGCATTTCCACTACCACAGTCTTGTGGTTTTGTTCCACACATTTCCATTGTGCAATTCTTGGAATCATCCAAGACAGAATTTGTTCCTGTAAGTTGCCTTCAGGGTAAATGCATGTGCATCAAAGTGCAAGACAAACTATACATTTGCACTTTGCCAAACATGTATGAGAGGGACTAG
- the LOC130548683 gene encoding E3 SUMO-protein ligase ZBED1-like, with the protein MASEGDKPQIEPPPASYKSAVWEHFGFPIRYSSDGHKNVDKTVTLCKICMTRVPYSQGNTTNMTGHLRRHHPRVDSSRAQVRPKQFQQHTLPSAFKQPLSSHSDKHKTITKALGVFIAKDIQPYSVVDDAGFQHLIKTLEPRYEIPSRAHFSSKIIPELYDETRSKIENKLANAKHVALTTDSWTSRATESYLTVTAHYISDWQLESAVLQTCPLFENHTSSHLADALMSAVTDWKLERPNITIPVTTDNARNMVNAIKEAAGLGPQIGCFAHILNLAAKKAVALQQISRLLGKVRKVVAFFHKSTTAANALKVKQEMLNIPAHKLIHDTPTRWNTIYDMMERYLEQQPAIYSALMDKNIKKNVKDIAVLSDSELTLAEEMIQLLKPLKTTTTLLSTETAPSLSMVLPLKTMILKSMDPADHDSPAIKDAKAAISEDLKSRYTDPDLQDYLNRASFLDPRFKSLPNLDAALCLNVCSGVIREIIEQQGQPVAAEAGPSGSQNPPESPPVKKSAMSELFGDFFRAPDKTKTFDNIVEEEVMSYKAEDSIDTDAYPLAWWELHESKYPHVAKLAKQYLCVCATSVPSERVFSTAGDIVSASRSRLATENVNKLIFLQKNMKI; encoded by the exons ATGGCAAGCGAAGGGGATAAGCCGCAAATAGAGCCTCCTCCAGCTTCATACAAGTCTGCTGTCTGGGAACACTTTGGGTTTCCAATACGTTACAGCAGCGATGGTCACAAAAACGTGGACAAAACAGTCACATTGTGTAAAATTTGTATGACGCGAGTGCCATACTCCCAAGGCAATACAACTAATATGACCGGACATTTACGCCGTCATCACCCGCGTGTTGACAGCTCTCGAGCGCAGGTGAGACCGAAGCAGTTTCAGCAGCACACACTGCCTTCTGCGTTTAAACAGCCACTAAGCTCTCATTCTGACAAACACAAGACCATAACAAAAGCGCTTGgtgtttttattgcaaaagACATACAGCCATACTCCGTCGTTGACGATGCGGGATTCCAGCATTTGATTAAGACGCTTGAACCGCGTTACGAAATCCCTTCGCGTGCCCATTTCAGCAGCAAGATTATTCCTGAGTTGTATGATGAAACGCGGAGCaaaattgaaaacaaactgGCAAACGCAAAACATGTAGCTTTGACAACTGATAGCTGGACCTCCAGGGCAACTGAAAGCTACTTGACAGTTACTGCACATTATATTTCGGACTGGCAATTGGAGAGCGCTGTGTTACAAACATGCCCTCTTTTTGAAAACCACACAAGTAGTCATTTGGCTGATGCACTCATGAGCGCAGTGACAGACTGGAAGTTAGAGAGGCCTAATATCACCATTCCAGTCACTACAGATAATGCACGTAATATGGTGAATGCCATTAAAGAAGCAGCAGGACTAGGACCGCAAATTGGATGTTTTGCGCATATTCTGAACCTTGCAGCAAAGAAGGCAGTAGCACTTCAACAGATAAGCCGTCTGTTAGGTAAAGTCAGAAAAGTTGTAGCATTTTttcataaaagcacaacagcagCTAATGCCCTGAAAGTCAAGCAGGAGATGTTGAATATACCTGCACACAAACTAATACATGACACCCCAACTCGCTGGAACACCATTTATGACATGATGGAGAGATATCTAGAGCAGCAGCCTGCCATCTACTCTGCCCTGATGGACAAAAATATTAAGAAGAACGTCAAGGACATTGCTGTGTTGTCTGACAGTGAACTGACACTggcagaggaaatgattcaacTGCTTAAACCCCTTAAGACAACCACCACTCTCTTAAGCACAGAAACAGCTCCCTCTCTCTCAATGGTCCTCCCTCTAAAGACAATGATACTAAAATCAATGGATCCTGCAGATCATGACAGTCCTGCCATAAAAGATGCCAAGGCAGCCATCAGTGAGGACTTAAAAAGCAGATACACAGATCCTGACCTTCAGGACTATCTCAACAGAGCATCATTCCTTGATCCAAGGTTTAAGTCTTTACCTAACCTGGATGCAGCCttatgcttaaatgtttgcAGTGGGGTCATCAGGGAGATCATTGAACAACAG GGTCAGCCTGTTGCAGCAGAAGCTGGGCCATCCGGAAGCCAGAATCCCCCTGAATCCCCACCCGTAAAGAAGTCTGCAATGTCCGAGCTTTTTGGAGATTTTTTTAGAGCACCTGACAAGACAAAGACTTTTGACAACATTGTAGAGGAGGAAGTAATGTCATACAAAGCAGAAGATTCCATTGACACAGATGCATATCCACTCGCATGGTGGGAGCTGCATGAGAGCAAGTACCCTCATGTTGCAAAACTTGCAAAACAATACCTTTGTGTCTGTGCAACATCAGTGCCAAGCGAGAGAGTGTTCTCCACTGCAGGAGACATTGTTTCTGCAAGCAGATCTCGACTTGCAACGGAAAATGTTAACAAACTGATCTTcttgcaaaaaaacatgaagaTCTAA
- the fez2a gene encoding fasciculation and elongation protein zeta-2 isoform X2: MAEPSVQMENDEWQDFNRFKCVTGQETHMQRVNLKAEDVSVLLDGCSDTGLNISYTSAEEMINHFDEKLQFCFQNQDFKPDTIEPVKTISEDTTLKCDEIWNALTGNYSNVMPVDWNHSRACSLHLSTLNLEDKPRLESLNLDLSDDEDLREQMDMHSVIVSCINEEPLLTAEQVIEEIEEIMRDSSEMESEQSTSLSKLSVISQKTQRSHTSHVYKERARLMSVADLNEWLEEVETTILGYSEELIQHLAMRDELEFEKEVKNSFISVLIDVQNCQKEHREMLKKKKKVKNTAGTPHSRLERLHSSYVTTVIPYERKDEPPSVQDLQIFIKILEAMRDDSDKVPSLLTDYILKVLCPT; this comes from the exons ATGGCGGAGCCTTCGGTGCAGATGGAGAATGATGAGTGGCAGGATTTTAACCGATTCAAATGCGTAACGGGACAAGAAACTCATATGCAGCGAGTTAATTTGAAAGCCGAAGACGTATCCGTGTTGTTGGATGGATGTTCAGACACTGGGTTGAATATTTCATACACATCCGCGGAGGAGATGATCAACCACTTCGACGAGAAGTTACAATTTTGCTTCCAAAATCAAGACTTTAAACCCGACACAATAGAGCCAGTGAAGACAATAAGTGAGGACACGACACTAAAATGTGATGA GATCTGGAATGCTCTCACAGGTAACTATAGCAATGTCATGCCGGTAGACTGGAATCATTCTCGGGCCTGCTCGCTTCATCTCTCAACACTGAATCTTGAAGACAAGCCG AGGTTGGAGAGCTTGAACCTGGATCTCTCTGATGATGAGGACCTGAGGGAGCAAATGGACATGCATTCCGTCATTGTGTCCTGCATCAATGAAGAACCACTCCTCACCGCTGAACAG GTTATTGAGGAGATTGAGGAGATCATGCGGGACTCATCAGAGATGGAATCAGAGCAGAGCACTTCACTGTCAAAACTCTCCGTCATCTCTCAGAAAACCCAAAGATCTCACACAAGCCACGTCTACAAGGAGA GAGCGAGGCTGATGTCAGTAGCTGATCTGAACGAGTGGCTGGAGGAAGTGGAGACGACCATACTTGGGTATTCAGAGGAGCTGATTCAGCATCTGGCCATGAGGGATGAGCTGGAATTTGAGAAGGAGGTGAAAAACAGCTTCATTTCCGTTCTCATCGACGTGCAGAACTGTCAGAAGGAACATCGAGAGATGctgaaaaagaagaagaaagtaAAGAATACAGCCGGCACGCCTCACAGCCGATTAGAGAGGTTGCATTCATCT TACGTAACAACAGTCATCCCGTACGAGAGGAAAGACGAGCCTCCATCGGTCCAGGACCTTCAGATTTTTATCAAAA TATTAGAAGCCATGAGAGACGACAGTGACAAAGTCCCAAGTCTTCTCACAGACTACATACTCAAAG TACTTTGTCCCACCTAG
- the cnih4 gene encoding protein cornichon homolog 4 has product MEAAVFILSLVDCCALIFLSVYFIITLSDLECDYINARACCSKLNKWIIPEIIGQALATVLMLVSMHWFVFILNLPVAAWNIYRYTKVPMGNMGVYDPTEIHNRGQLKSHMKEAMIKLGFHLLCFFIYLYSMILALIND; this is encoded by the exons ATGGAGGCAGCCGTGTTCATTTTATCCCTTGTTGACTGCTGCGCTTTGATATTTCTCTCCGTTTACTTC ATCATCACTTTATCTGATCTGGAATGTGACTACATAAATGCTCGAGCCTGCTGCTCAAAGTTAAACAAA TGGATTATACCGGAGATAATAGGCCAGGCTCTGGCGACTGTGTTAATGCTGGTTTCCATGCACTGGTTTGTGTTCATTCTCAACCTGCCTGTGGCAGCATGGAATATTTACAG ATACACGAAGGTTCCGATGGGAAACATGGGAGTCTATGATCCGACAGAGATTCACAACAGAGGTCAGCTGAAGTCCCACATGAAGGAAGCCATGATCAAACTGGGCTTCCACCTTCTCTGCTTCTTCATTTACCTGTACAG CATGATCCTGGCACTGATCAACGATTGA